One window of Nostoc sp. C052 genomic DNA carries:
- a CDS encoding cytochrome P450, translating to MKLPPKPKTPLWLLNLLFEADPFGYMDAIFKRYGDIVTLISDPTPIIYISNSSGIKEVFTNTKEIVARGELNQDFALMTGNQGVLQLDGLIHKNRRKLLMQGFHGTRMQVCGQRICELTEKIMSKQVVGKPFAAYPIVEDITLRVGLEVIMGLDKGERYDKIKHLFVSALRIGQSSIDKILKNIFGQQNLGRWSPQGYRLYLRQQLFKLLSSEIEERRSQADSSRTDILSDLIFASDESGETLSDEEVRDLLLSPIFAAGDASGTAIAWSLYWIHHLPSVRSRLLEELDSLGENPDPMHLVTLPYLSAVCHEALRIYPTQLFTFPRLVESTVEVMGYKLNPGIVIIGNIYSTHQREDLYPNPKEFQPERFLEKQFSPYEFLPFGGGSRVCIGGTFALFEMKLVLATILSHYELELVSQRPERPKFGGLICYPASGVKMVMRGRRQNQRQSQPLVAGLV from the coding sequence ATGAAACTACCCCCAAAACCGAAAACACCCTTATGGCTGCTAAATCTGCTATTTGAGGCAGATCCCTTTGGTTATATGGATGCTATTTTCAAACGTTACGGTGATATTGTTACTTTAATCTCTGACCCTACACCAATAATTTATATCAGTAATTCCTCAGGAATAAAGGAGGTTTTTACAAATACAAAAGAAATTGTAGCTAGAGGTGAGTTAAACCAAGATTTTGCCTTGATGACCGGAAATCAAGGAGTTCTGCAACTGGATGGCTTAATTCACAAAAATCGACGCAAATTATTAATGCAGGGTTTTCATGGAACACGGATGCAGGTTTGTGGACAACGTATCTGCGAACTCACAGAAAAGATTATGAGTAAACAGGTGGTTGGAAAACCTTTTGCTGCATACCCGATTGTTGAAGATATTACCTTGCGAGTAGGTCTAGAAGTTATAATGGGTTTAGATAAAGGAGAGCGCTATGACAAAATCAAACATTTATTTGTGTCTGCGCTCAGAATAGGACAGTCTTCTATAGACAAGATTCTTAAAAACATTTTTGGACAACAGAATTTAGGTCGATGGAGTCCACAAGGATATCGCCTTTATTTACGACAACAACTTTTTAAATTGCTATCCAGTGAGATTGAGGAACGACGATCGCAAGCAGATTCTTCACGCACTGATATACTTTCAGATTTGATATTTGCTAGTGATGAATCAGGCGAAACATTAAGTGATGAAGAGGTGCGCGACCTCCTATTATCACCTATATTTGCGGCGGGTGATGCTTCAGGAACCGCGATCGCTTGGTCTTTGTACTGGATTCACCATTTACCATCCGTGCGATCGCGTCTGCTGGAAGAACTCGATAGTCTTGGTGAAAACCCAGACCCCATGCACCTTGTCACATTACCTTATCTAAGTGCTGTTTGTCACGAAGCTTTGCGAATTTATCCAACTCAGTTGTTTACATTTCCCAGATTGGTAGAATCGACCGTTGAGGTGATGGGCTACAAGTTGAATCCCGGTATAGTAATTATTGGTAATATTTATTCCACACATCAGCGCGAAGATTTATACCCCAATCCAAAAGAATTTCAGCCAGAACGCTTTTTAGAAAAACAATTTTCTCCCTACGAATTTCTCCCATTTGGTGGCGGTTCTCGTGTGTGTATTGGCGGGACTTTTGCCCTATTTGAAATGAAACTTGTATTAGCAACTATTCTTTCACATTATGAATTAGAACTAGTCAGTCAGCGCCCAGAACGTCCCAAATTTGGAGGTCTGATTTGTTATCCAGCTAGTGGCGTGAAGATGGTCATGCGTGGTCGGCGTCAAAATCAAAGACAGTCACAACCATTGGTTGCAGGCTTAGTTTAA
- a CDS encoding non-ribosomal peptide synthetase, translating to MDKPYSNLSPAKKALLKKWKGGKFQANTIPKRQIFQNIPLSFSQQRLWFIDQLYHGSSFYNIPIAFYIKGKLNITTLQQSLNEIIKRHEVWRTNFVLVNGEPVQEIAPQFTWDLPIINLEHLSGKNWEFEVKQLVAESANKPFNLAKGLLVRVTLLRLSEEEHVLLVTMHHIITDGWSCGVFLRELSTLYAVFSTNQPSPLPKLLIQYADFAIWQRDRLEGEFLATQLNYWKQQLSGELPTLQLPTDHPRPSVTTFAGAKQYFTFSKSLTEALRQLSQQADTTLFMSLLAAFNILLYRYTDQEDILIGSPIANRNRAELEGMLGLFVNTLVLRNNLSGNPSFRELLHRVREVTIDAYAHQDLPFEMLVEELHPERDLSRNPLYEVMFVLQNTPTNVQEVFGLTLRTLEFDSGTAQLDIFLSMSESEEGLTGCLEYNTDIFDSTTITQFINNFQTLLENIVVSPEKRLSELSLLTASEQEQLLLKFNPTRTDYPQDVSLHQLFEQQVQLTPDSLALISQSEELTYRQLNHRVNQLAHYLQKQGVTKETLVALCLERSVDMVVGILAILKAGGAYIPLDPSYPVERLNFMLSDSQASVLISHQEILEKLSLSADKTVCLDIQQDEIAQQNLENPISISQADNLAYIIYTSGSTGTPKGVLGTHGGTVNGLHWLWKIYPFTPEEVCCQKTAISFVDSVWEIFAPLLQGIPTVIISNATVLDPQLFIDALAHHKVTRIVLVPSLLRLLLDNYSHLINKLSSLKLWITSGEALSVKLVQTFRELMPFAKLINLYGSSEVSANATYYDTSLLSDRANSVFIGRPIDNTQVYVLNRDLQPTPIGVVGELYIGGDGLAKGYLNRPELTQDRFINHPFIPKSKLYKTGDFVRQLNDGNLEYLGRQDEQVKIRGFRVELSEIATAIAQYPDVQESVVIASDDAQENQRLIAYIVTQKQDIAVQLLLYLQQKLPNYMLPSAFVVLDALPLTPNGKVDKRSLTTDEVLPINTTKSFVAPRNFTELSLVKLWEKLLNTSPIGVTDNFFDLGGHSFLAVRLMAQIHDKFEYNLTLSTLFENPTIEKLAIIVSQPSRESSNSPLVAINSSGSKIPFFCMHGAGGGINNYFILSRRLGEDYPFYALEHTLEQDIPEIISVEEMATRYLKEIRQVQPNGPYLLGGHCYGGVLAFEIAQQLQKQGQKVGLLVVIDTILSETPIEPRKDDDAKFLLRMAESIKTNNNIDFSIPFEELRDLPLNEQFHLVNKKANFIFSDTEVENFLHYYKLFKAHVQAMRNYVPQVYPESITLFRAKEEIIHDFDNPEWSTDDPLLGWGKYSTQPIQAIEVPGDHFSIFVEPHIQELTKHLRNCIDNSVCNINQGSKKDS from the coding sequence ATGGATAAGCCATACTCTAATTTATCACCTGCGAAGAAAGCCCTTCTAAAAAAATGGAAGGGAGGAAAATTTCAAGCTAATACTATTCCAAAACGTCAAATATTTCAGAATATTCCTTTATCTTTCTCTCAACAAAGGCTATGGTTTATTGACCAACTTTATCATGGGAGTTCTTTCTACAATATTCCTATCGCTTTTTATATCAAAGGAAAACTTAATATTACAACACTTCAGCAAAGTCTGAATGAAATTATCAAGCGTCATGAAGTTTGGCGGACAAATTTTGTACTTGTAAATGGAGAGCCAGTACAGGAGATTGCACCTCAATTCACTTGGGATTTACCTATTATTAATCTTGAGCATTTATCTGGTAAAAATTGGGAATTTGAGGTTAAACAACTTGTAGCAGAGTCCGCAAATAAACCTTTTAATTTAGCTAAAGGACTTTTAGTTAGAGTAACTTTACTGCGCTTGAGTGAAGAAGAACACGTTTTACTTGTTACTATGCACCACATTATTACCGATGGATGGTCTTGTGGTGTATTCCTGCGCGAGTTGTCAACGCTGTACGCTGTTTTCTCTACAAATCAACCTTCCCCTTTACCCAAACTCCTTATTCAGTATGCAGATTTTGCAATTTGGCAGCGCGATCGCCTTGAAGGTGAATTCCTCGCAACCCAATTAAATTATTGGAAACAACAACTCAGTGGTGAACTACCTACACTACAGTTACCCACAGATCATCCACGACCTAGCGTCACAACTTTTGCTGGTGCCAAGCAATATTTTACATTCTCAAAATCTTTGACTGAAGCATTGAGACAATTAAGCCAGCAAGCAGATACTACTTTATTCATGAGTTTGCTGGCAGCATTTAACATATTATTATATCGCTACACAGACCAAGAAGATATCTTAATTGGTTCTCCCATTGCGAACCGCAACCGAGCCGAATTAGAAGGGATGCTGGGTTTATTTGTTAATACTTTGGTATTACGTAATAACCTGAGTGGTAATCCTAGTTTTCGCGAACTTCTACATCGAGTCCGTGAGGTGACTATTGATGCTTATGCACATCAAGATTTACCCTTTGAAATGCTTGTAGAAGAATTGCACCCCGAACGTGACTTAAGCCGAAATCCACTTTATGAAGTCATGTTTGTGTTGCAAAATACTCCAACAAATGTGCAAGAAGTATTTGGGTTAACCTTGCGGACTTTAGAGTTTGATAGTGGTACAGCCCAACTAGATATTTTCCTCTCAATGTCTGAATCTGAAGAGGGATTAACAGGGTGTTTGGAGTACAATACAGATATTTTTGATTCAACAACGATTACCCAATTTATCAACAATTTCCAAACTTTATTGGAAAATATCGTTGTAAGTCCAGAGAAGCGGCTGAGTGAGTTATCGCTATTAACTGCTTCTGAACAAGAACAACTATTATTGAAATTCAATCCAACTCGTACAGATTATCCTCAAGATGTATCTCTGCATCAATTATTTGAGCAGCAAGTTCAACTAACACCTGATTCTTTAGCATTAATTAGCCAATCTGAGGAACTGACTTATCGTCAACTTAACCACAGAGTTAATCAGCTTGCACATTATTTACAAAAACAGGGTGTAACAAAAGAAACGTTAGTTGCTCTATGTCTAGAACGCTCTGTAGACATGGTGGTGGGAATTTTAGCTATCCTCAAAGCTGGCGGTGCATATATTCCCCTTGATCCAAGTTATCCAGTTGAGCGTCTGAATTTTATGCTCTCTGATTCTCAAGCTTCAGTATTAATTAGTCATCAGGAAATATTAGAGAAACTATCATTATCTGCGGATAAAACTGTTTGCTTAGATATCCAGCAAGACGAAATTGCTCAACAAAATCTAGAAAACCCGATTAGCATATCACAAGCTGATAATCTCGCCTATATTATCTACACTTCTGGCTCAACTGGAACTCCTAAAGGTGTTCTTGGCACTCATGGCGGTACAGTAAACGGCTTACACTGGTTATGGAAAATTTATCCTTTTACCCCAGAAGAAGTTTGTTGTCAGAAAACAGCTATTAGCTTTGTCGATTCTGTATGGGAGATTTTTGCCCCTTTACTTCAAGGAATCCCCACAGTAATTATTAGCAATGCGACTGTATTAGACCCGCAGTTATTTATAGATGCTTTGGCGCATCACAAAGTTACTCGCATTGTACTTGTACCATCACTACTGCGTTTACTTCTGGATAATTACAGTCATCTAATCAATAAATTATCGTCGCTAAAACTCTGGATAACCAGTGGGGAAGCACTGTCTGTTAAGTTAGTTCAAACTTTCCGAGAGTTGATGCCATTTGCAAAACTAATTAACCTTTATGGCTCATCGGAAGTTTCCGCCAACGCTACTTATTATGACACCAGTTTATTGTCAGATCGAGCAAATAGTGTCTTTATTGGTCGTCCGATTGATAACACTCAAGTCTATGTGTTAAATCGCGATTTACAACCCACACCTATAGGAGTTGTTGGTGAACTTTATATCGGTGGTGATGGATTAGCGAAGGGTTATTTAAACCGTCCAGAATTAACTCAAGACCGTTTTATTAATCACCCCTTTATTCCCAAAAGCAAACTTTATAAAACAGGTGATTTTGTACGTCAACTCAATGATGGAAATCTAGAGTATCTAGGTCGCCAAGATGAACAAGTCAAAATTAGAGGTTTTCGAGTAGAATTGAGTGAAATTGCAACTGCGATCGCACAATACCCAGATGTGCAAGAATCCGTTGTCATTGCTAGCGATGATGCTCAAGAAAATCAGCGTTTGATTGCGTATATTGTCACACAGAAACAGGATATAGCTGTACAACTGTTGCTATATCTGCAACAGAAATTGCCTAATTATATGCTGCCATCTGCTTTCGTTGTATTGGATGCACTGCCACTAACACCTAATGGTAAAGTAGACAAGCGTTCTCTAACAACTGATGAAGTTCTGCCAATAAATACTACTAAATCCTTTGTAGCTCCTCGGAATTTTACAGAATTATCATTAGTAAAACTTTGGGAAAAGCTCTTAAATACTAGCCCTATCGGGGTAACAGATAACTTCTTTGACTTGGGTGGACACTCATTTTTAGCTGTACGCTTAATGGCTCAAATTCACGATAAATTTGAGTATAATCTTACCTTATCTACTCTTTTTGAAAACCCAACAATTGAAAAATTAGCGATTATTGTTAGTCAGCCATCCCGTGAGAGTTCTAATTCTCCTTTAGTAGCAATTAACTCTTCTGGTTCCAAAATACCTTTCTTCTGTATGCATGGGGCTGGCGGCGGTATTAATAACTATTTTATCTTGTCTAGAAGGCTTGGTGAAGACTATCCATTTTATGCATTAGAACATACCCTAGAGCAAGATATACCTGAAATAATTTCAGTCGAGGAAATGGCAACTCGCTACCTCAAAGAAATTCGTCAAGTACAACCAAATGGCCCTTATCTTTTAGGCGGTCATTGTTATGGTGGTGTACTTGCTTTTGAAATAGCGCAGCAATTGCAAAAGCAAGGTCAAAAAGTAGGTTTGTTAGTTGTTATCGATACCATACTATCAGAAACACCTATTGAACCTAGAAAAGATGACGATGCAAAATTCTTACTCCGCATGGCAGAATCGATAAAAACCAATAATAATATCGATTTTTCGATTCCTTTTGAAGAACTTCGAGATTTGCCACTAAATGAGCAATTTCATTTAGTAAATAAAAAAGCAAACTTTATCTTTAGCGATACAGAAGTTGAAAATTTTCTCCACTATTACAAACTTTTCAAAGCCCATGTCCAAGCCATGCGAAATTATGTTCCCCAGGTTTATCCTGAGTCTATAACTCTATTTAGAGCTAAGGAAGAGATTATTCATGACTTTGACAACCCAGAATGGAGTACTGATGACCCCTTACTAGGCTGGGGTAAATATTCTACTCAACCTATTCAAGCAATTGAAGTTCCTGGCGATCATTTCTCGATTTTCGTTGAACCTCATATTCAAGAATTAACTAAACATCTAAGAAATTGTATCGATAATTCTGTGTGCAATATCAATCAAGGGAGTAAAAAAGACTCATGA
- a CDS encoding type I polyketide synthase: MINAKIIQEETANLDIAIVGISGRFPSANNIDAFWYNLQNGVESISFLSNHELADLNIEEEVLNNPNYVKAAPILEGIKYFDARFFGYSPKEAEIIDPQHRLFMESAWEALENAGYDPETYNGLIGVYAGVSTNSYFFNNIYENIDLLNISNKYSLNKDFLATNISYKLNLKGPSVGIQTYCSTSLVAIHLACKSLLDEECDITLAGGVTVLVPQKSGYFYEEDGILSPDGHCRAFDAKAQGTVFGSGLGIVVLKRLKDAIADRDYIHAVIKGSAINNDGSLKVSYTAPSVNGQAEVIVEALANAGIHADDISYIETHGTGTAAGDPIEIAALTKAFRAFTQRNGFCAIGSVKPNIGHLDTAAGVASLIKTVLALKHKKIPPSLNFEVPNPEIDFANSPFYVNTKLTDWKTNNTPRRAGVSSLGFGGTNAHIILEEAPEIKYFNDSRPWQLLLLSAKTDSALKTATTNLVDYLKQYPEINLANVAHTLKVGRRAFNHRRILVCQSVKDAVSVLETQEQERIFTVCQEHREQPVIFMFSGQGSQYVNMGRELYEIEPTYKKYVDTCAEVLQPHLNLDIRHILFPKPEEIEAATQQLQQTALTQSALFVTEYALAQLLMSWGVHPQAMIGHSIGEYVAAAIAGVFSLEDALAVVAKRGKLMQQLPPGSMLAIPLAANHVQLLLNVETLPKNSLEIAVINSPSSCVVSGTTGAITTLQEQLISQGIECRLLHTSHGFHSVMMEPILEEFVQLVKKVKLHPPQIRFISNVTGSWITDVQATNPTYWSQHLRQTVRFSDGISQLLKQFAGVFLEVGPGRTLSTLTTQHLDKNAKQQVLTSLRHVKEQVSDVSFLLQTLGRLWLFGVEIDWSGFYTHEQRHRLPLPTYPFEREKYWIEPKSSLASLNKKSAKLDRKQDIADWFYIPSWKRSLLLCASSAQIETVQEKWLFFVDEYGVGEKLVNLLKNQGKNVITVKQGEHFGQLSVGTYTINPYRHEDYDTLFQELITSGKNIQNVAYLWSVNELENRQNREYLEFSSLLFLTQSLGRLKISNNRFQILVISNNTQEVNGNEKLDPKKAAILGLCKVIPQEYPNINFRCIDIDLTNRQNTDNRESYNNIIIDQLLSELTAVSSDLVVAYRDSYRWVQTFEPIHLESVDQEKTPLKKQGVYLFPGGLESIEVVIAEYLATNLQAKLIFIEDLDFPEKDNFLHWLETHTQQDEVSCKIQKFLALEKSATQVLVIRVDTTDDKQIHQSLSSENLGQINGVIYSSGINRENLFCSVPEIDSIESEELFNFQLNQITILEKILQNINLDFCIIFSSLSSILGGFGLGLYSAANHFIDTFTNRHNQNSSLPWYIVNWDKLQINIAQNQKILEQISGADSTINSKEVVEVFKRIFALDKGTQIVVSTVDIKSRNDHLLNLASLADSKSFNQLELSSRYSRPKLSNAYVAPSNELEKQITEIWQEVLRLTEVGIYDNFYELGGDSLIATQLVSRLRSKFPVDLPLRDLLLQVMIPAKQAEMIEELMLAKIEELSEEEVAVFLNNF; the protein is encoded by the coding sequence ATGATTAATGCCAAGATAATACAAGAAGAAACAGCAAATCTAGATATAGCAATAGTAGGAATTTCTGGCCGTTTTCCCAGTGCCAATAATATTGATGCTTTTTGGTATAATCTCCAAAATGGAGTTGAGTCTATTTCCTTTTTATCCAATCATGAATTAGCAGATTTAAATATTGAAGAAGAAGTTTTAAACAATCCAAATTATGTTAAAGCAGCACCTATATTAGAGGGCATCAAGTATTTTGATGCTAGGTTCTTTGGTTACAGTCCTAAAGAAGCTGAAATTATTGATCCCCAACATCGCCTCTTCATGGAGTCTGCTTGGGAAGCTCTTGAAAATGCTGGATACGATCCAGAAACATACAATGGTTTGATTGGGGTTTATGCTGGTGTAAGCACAAATAGTTACTTTTTTAACAATATATACGAAAATATTGACTTACTAAATATTTCCAATAAGTATAGTCTTAATAAAGATTTCTTAGCTACAAATATTTCGTATAAATTAAATTTAAAAGGCCCAAGTGTAGGTATCCAAACTTATTGCTCTACTTCATTAGTTGCTATACATTTAGCCTGCAAGAGTCTACTTGATGAAGAGTGTGATATTACTTTAGCTGGCGGGGTTACAGTTTTAGTCCCACAAAAATCAGGTTATTTCTATGAAGAGGACGGAATTTTATCTCCTGATGGTCATTGTCGAGCCTTCGATGCTAAAGCACAGGGTACTGTTTTTGGTAGTGGACTTGGAATCGTCGTTTTGAAAAGATTAAAAGATGCCATAGCAGATAGAGATTATATTCATGCAGTTATTAAAGGTTCAGCAATCAACAATGATGGTTCCTTGAAAGTTAGCTATACAGCGCCTAGTGTAAATGGACAAGCTGAAGTTATTGTGGAAGCTCTAGCAAATGCTGGAATCCATGCTGATGATATTTCTTATATAGAAACTCATGGAACTGGAACAGCTGCCGGAGATCCAATAGAAATTGCGGCGCTGACTAAAGCTTTTCGTGCTTTTACACAGAGAAATGGTTTCTGCGCTATCGGTTCAGTAAAACCAAATATTGGACATCTAGATACAGCAGCAGGTGTAGCAAGTCTGATCAAAACTGTTTTAGCATTGAAACATAAAAAAATACCCCCTAGCCTGAATTTTGAAGTGCCCAATCCTGAGATTGATTTTGCAAACAGTCCCTTTTACGTTAATACTAAACTTACCGATTGGAAAACGAACAATACTCCCCGTAGAGCCGGAGTTAGTTCTTTAGGTTTTGGTGGAACTAATGCCCATATAATTCTGGAAGAAGCACCTGAAATTAAATATTTTAATGATTCTAGACCTTGGCAATTGCTATTATTATCAGCAAAAACTGATTCTGCACTTAAAACTGCAACTACAAATCTGGTTGACTATTTAAAACAATATCCAGAGATAAATTTAGCTAATGTAGCTCACACTTTAAAAGTGGGTCGTAGAGCTTTTAACCATCGTCGGATTTTGGTGTGCCAAAGTGTTAAAGATGCTGTCAGCGTTTTAGAAACACAGGAGCAGGAACGGATTTTTACTGTATGCCAAGAGCATAGAGAACAGCCAGTCATCTTCATGTTTTCAGGACAAGGGTCACAATATGTCAACATGGGTAGAGAACTGTATGAAATTGAACCGACATATAAAAAATATGTAGATACTTGTGCTGAGGTTTTACAACCTCATCTTAATCTTGATATTCGTCATATTCTGTTTCCAAAACCAGAAGAAATTGAAGCAGCTACCCAACAGCTACAACAAACAGCGCTCACCCAATCAGCATTATTTGTCACCGAATATGCTCTAGCTCAGTTATTGATGTCTTGGGGAGTACATCCACAAGCAATGATTGGTCATAGCATTGGGGAATATGTAGCAGCTGCGATCGCAGGTGTGTTTTCCTTAGAAGATGCTTTAGCAGTTGTGGCCAAAAGAGGAAAACTAATGCAGCAGTTACCTCCAGGAAGTATGCTGGCAATTCCACTTGCAGCAAACCATGTGCAGTTGCTATTGAATGTAGAGACTTTGCCGAAAAATTCTCTAGAAATCGCGGTTATTAACAGTCCCTCTTCATGCGTAGTTTCTGGAACAACTGGAGCGATCACAACACTCCAGGAGCAATTAATTTCTCAAGGAATTGAATGTCGGCTATTGCATACATCTCATGGGTTCCATTCTGTGATGATGGAGCCAATATTAGAAGAGTTTGTGCAGTTGGTAAAAAAAGTTAAACTGCATCCTCCTCAGATACGCTTTATTTCTAATGTCACTGGTAGTTGGATTACAGATGTTCAAGCGACAAATCCCACCTATTGGAGTCAACATTTACGCCAAACTGTGAGATTTTCTGATGGAATATCTCAACTATTAAAGCAGTTTGCAGGTGTTTTTCTAGAGGTGGGACCAGGGCGAACATTAAGTACTTTGACAACACAGCATTTAGATAAAAATGCCAAACAACAGGTGCTAACTTCCTTACGCCATGTTAAAGAACAAGTATCAGATGTTAGCTTTTTGTTGCAGACATTAGGTCGCTTGTGGCTTTTTGGGGTAGAAATAGATTGGTCTGGATTTTATACCCACGAGCAACGTCATCGTCTGCCTTTACCCACTTATCCTTTTGAGCGGGAAAAATACTGGATTGAACCTAAATCTTCATTAGCTTCTTTAAATAAAAAGTCAGCAAAATTAGATCGTAAACAAGATATTGCCGACTGGTTTTATATTCCGTCATGGAAACGCTCTTTGCTGCTTTGTGCATCCTCTGCTCAAATAGAAACGGTACAAGAAAAATGGCTGTTTTTTGTTGATGAGTATGGAGTCGGAGAAAAATTAGTTAATCTACTCAAAAATCAAGGAAAAAATGTCATTACTGTTAAGCAGGGAGAGCATTTTGGTCAGCTAAGTGTTGGTACTTATACAATTAACCCATATAGACATGAAGACTATGATACCTTGTTTCAAGAACTTATTACATCGGGTAAAAATATTCAAAATGTTGCTTACTTATGGAGTGTAAATGAGCTTGAAAATCGTCAAAATAGAGAATATTTAGAATTTAGCAGTTTGCTATTTTTAACGCAGAGCCTTGGGCGTTTAAAAATTAGCAATAATCGCTTCCAAATTTTGGTTATATCTAACAACACTCAAGAAGTGAATGGAAATGAAAAACTAGACCCAAAGAAAGCGGCAATATTAGGTTTATGTAAAGTAATTCCGCAAGAGTATCCTAATATTAACTTTCGGTGTATCGATATTGATTTAACAAATCGCCAAAATACAGATAATAGAGAAAGTTATAACAATATTATTATTGACCAACTTTTAAGTGAGTTAACGGCTGTATCTTCAGACTTAGTTGTTGCTTATCGCGATTCCTATCGTTGGGTACAAACATTTGAGCCAATTCACTTAGAGTCAGTAGATCAAGAAAAAACACCATTGAAAAAACAGGGTGTTTACTTGTTTCCTGGTGGGTTAGAAAGTATTGAAGTTGTAATTGCAGAATATTTAGCAACAAATCTACAAGCAAAACTGATATTTATTGAAGATTTAGATTTCCCTGAAAAGGATAATTTTTTGCACTGGCTGGAAACTCACACTCAACAAGATGAGGTGAGTTGCAAAATTCAAAAATTCCTAGCATTAGAGAAATCAGCTACTCAAGTTTTAGTAATCCGTGTAGACACAACTGATGATAAACAAATTCATCAAAGCTTATCATCTGAGAATCTTGGTCAAATTAACGGGGTTATTTATTCAAGTGGAATAAACCGTGAAAATTTATTTTGCTCAGTTCCAGAAATTGATAGCATAGAATCAGAAGAATTATTTAATTTTCAACTTAATCAGATTACTATCTTAGAAAAGATATTACAGAATATAAATCTAGACTTTTGTATCATTTTCTCTTCTTTGTCTTCCATTCTAGGAGGTTTTGGGTTAGGATTATATTCAGCAGCCAATCATTTCATAGATACCTTTACTAACCGACACAACCAAAATAGTTCTTTGCCGTGGTATATTGTCAACTGGGATAAATTACAGATAAATATAGCCCAGAATCAAAAAATACTTGAACAAATATCTGGCGCAGATTCAACCATTAATTCAAAAGAAGTTGTAGAAGTATTTAAACGCATATTTGCTTTAGATAAAGGTACTCAGATTGTTGTTTCTACAGTAGATATTAAGTCAAGAAATGATCATCTACTTAACCTTGCTTCTCTAGCAGATTCAAAATCTTTCAATCAGCTAGAGTTATCTTCACGCTACTCTAGACCTAAGCTGAGTAATGCCTACGTTGCTCCGAGTAATGAGTTAGAAAAACAAATTACGGAAATATGGCAAGAGGTACTTAGACTTACAGAAGTTGGGATTTACGATAATTTTTATGAGTTAGGAGGAGACTCCCTCATTGCGACTCAACTAGTTTCTAGATTGCGATCGAAATTTCCTGTAGATTTACCGCTGCGTGACCTTTTATTACAAGTTATGATACCAGCGAAACAAGCAGAAATGATTGAAGAACTGATGTTAGCAAAAATAGAAGAATTATCTGAAGAAGAAGTAGCAGTTTTTTTAAATAATTTCTAA